In a genomic window of Punica granatum isolate Tunisia-2019 chromosome 6, ASM765513v2, whole genome shotgun sequence:
- the LOC116211689 gene encoding GDSL esterase/lipase At5g42170-like: MEIPHHNRHLSSNSSISMFFVSALILWVSAAAMAAGLPPDVTVPAVFVFGDSIVDPGNNNQLKTISKCNFPPYGRDFAGGKATGRFSNGKVPSDMLAEIFGVKELLPAYLDPNLQIQDLLTGVSFASGAAGYDPKTSKITRVLSLSDQLDLYNQSIARIKAEVSDEKAASILSQSIYIVCLGSNDITKTFFGPFSRHDNISSYTDLMVNWSSSFIQELYGFGARRIGVISIPPLGCVPALRTLRGGFKRNCFDDANNAAILFNSKLSSLANSLKSQLSGSKIVYLDVYNTFLPLIQNSSQYGFEVSTQGCCGTGNLEVSFLCNSFSVFMTCKDDEKYVFWDSFHPTEKAYKIIMDQIFKDKMNNFF, translated from the exons ATGGAAATTCCCCACCACAACAGGCACCTTTCTTCGAATTCCTCCATCTCGATGTTCTTCGTATCGGCCTTAATTCTCTGGGTCTCTGCTGCTGCCATGGCTGCGGGGCTCCCCCCCGATGTAACGGTACCGGCAGTGTTTGTGTTCGGAGACTCAATAGTGGACCCAGGGAACAACAACCAGCTTAAGACCATTTCCAAATGCAACTTCCCGCCCTACGGCCGGGACTTCGCCGGAGGTAAGGCCACTGGACGGTTCAGCAACGGCAAAGTCCCCTCCGACATGCTAG CTGAAATATTTGGTGTGAAGGAACTGCTGCCCGCTTATCTGGACCCAAATCTGCAGATTCAAGACCTCCTCACTGGCGTCAGCTTCGCCTCCGGTGCTGCCGGATATGATCCAAAGACTTCCAAGATTACA AGGGTGTTGTCATTATCTGATCAACTGGATCTGTACAACCAAAGCATCGCAAGGATAAAAGCAGAAGTCAGTGATGAGAAGGCAGCATCGATTTTGTCACAGAGCATCTACATCGTGTGCTTGGGAAGCAATGACATCACGAAAACATTTTTCGGGCCATTCAGCAGGCATGACAATATATCATCCTACACCGATCTTATGGTGAACTGGTCCTCAAGCTTCATTCAG GAGCTTTATGGATTTGGAGCCAGGAGAATAGGGGTGATTAGCATCCCACCGCTGGGGTGTGTGCCTGCGCTGAGGACTCTAAGAGGAGGATTCAAGAGGAACTGCTTCGACGATGCAAACAACGCCGCCATCCTCTTCAACTCCAAGCTCTCCTCACTAGCAAACTCCCTCAAATCCCAACTCTCCGGCTCCAAGATCGTCTACCTCGACGTCTATAACACGTTCCTCCCGCTCATCCAAAACTCATCTCAATACG GTTTCGAAGTTAGTACTCAGGGGTGTTGCGGCACTGGGAACCTCGAAGTGAGTTTCCTATGTAACAGCTTCAGCGTCTTCATGACATGCAAGGACGACGAGAAATATGTGTTCTGGGACAGCTTTCATCCCACGGAGAAGGCGTACAAGATTATCATGGACCAGATCTTCAAAGATAAGATGAACAATTTTTTCTAA